A single region of the Aptenodytes patagonicus chromosome 7, bAptPat1.pri.cur, whole genome shotgun sequence genome encodes:
- the SLC25A22 gene encoding mitochondrial glutamate carrier 1 has product MADKQISLPAKLINGGIAGLIGVTCVFPIDLAKTRLQNQQNGQRMYTSMSDCLIKTIRSEGYFGMYRGAAVNLTLVTPEKAIKLAANDFFRHHLSKDGKKLTLLREMLAGCGAGTCQVIVTTPMEMLKIQLQDAGRIAAQKKLMAAQAQLSSSSVVGAAEPAVETRTTAMQITRELLRSKGITGLYKGLGATLLRDVPFSIVYFPLFANLNKLGQKDPNVKAPFYVSFLSGCVAGSTAAVAVNPCDVIKTRLQSLQRGVNEDTYSGILDCTKKIWQKEGPMAFLKGAYCRALVIAPLFGIAQVVYFIGIAEFLLDMLPKHRA; this is encoded by the exons TTTACCTGCCAAGCTGATCAATGGAGGGATAGCTGGGCTGATCGGGGTCACCTGTGTATTTCCCATTGACCTGGCAAAAACTCGCCTGCAGAACCAGCAGAATGGCCAGCGGATGTACACCAGCAT GTCTGACTGCCTCATTAAAACAATTCGGTCGGAAGGCTACTTTGGCATGTACAGAG GGGCTGCAGTGAACCTGACTCTAGTGACACCAGAAAAGGCTATCAAACTAGCAGCCAATGACTTCTTCCGGCATCACCTCTCCAAAGATGG GAAAAAGCTGACACTGCTGAGGGAGATGCTGGCGGGTTGCGGTGCAGGTACCTGCCAGGTGATTGTCACCACTCCCATGGAGATGCTCAAAATCCAGCTGCAGGACGCAGGGCGAATTG cgGCACAGAAGAAGCTGATGGCAGCGCAGGcccagctctcctcttcctctgtggtGGGGGCGGCAGAGCCAGCGGTGGAAACACGCACCACAGCAATGCAGATAACAAGGGAGCTGCTGCGGAGCAAAGGCATCACAGGACTCTACAAGGGCCTCGGAGCCACACTGCTAAG GGATGTCCCGTTCTCCATCGTTTACTTCCCGCTGTTTGCAAACCTGAACAAGCTGGGCCAGAAAGACCCCAATGTCAAGGCTCCGTTCTACGTGTCCTTCCTCTCCGGATGTGTGGCTGGCAGTACGGCTGCAGTGGCTGTCAACCCTTGCGACG tgATCAAAACGCGGCTGCAGTCCTTGCAGAGAGGAGTGAACGAGGACACCTACTCAGGAATCCTGGACTGCACCAA GAAGATCTGGCAGAAGGAAGGGCCCATGGCCTTCCTGAAAGGGGCGTACTGCCGAGCCCTGGTCATTGCTCCTCTCTTCGGCATTGCACAAGTTGTCTACTTCATCGGCATTGCGGAGTTCCTGCTGGACATGCTCCCCAAGCACCGGGCCTAG